Proteins encoded by one window of Rhodamnia argentea isolate NSW1041297 chromosome 6, ASM2092103v1, whole genome shotgun sequence:
- the LOC115748440 gene encoding germin-like protein subfamily 2 member 1, whose protein sequence is METGPRMGATVVTFLSFAIFLGVASADPDMLQDVCVADLASGVKVNGFPCKATFNETDFFSAALAKPGLTNNTLGSLVTAANVVKVPGLNTLGVSLSRIDYAPLGLNPPHTHPRATEIVFVLYGELHVGFITTGNVLVAKTIKAGEIFVFPRGLVHFQKNVLHAPAAVIAAFNSQLPGTQVIATALFAATPTVPDDVLAKAFQIDAQEVEVIKAKLAPKS, encoded by the exons ATGGAGACTGGTCCAAGAATGGGGGCTACTGTTGTTACCTTTTTGAGCTTTGCCATCTTCCTGGGCGTTGCTTCTGCTGATCCCGACATGCTCCAAGATGTCTGTGTTGCCGATCTCGCTTCCG GAGTAAAAGTCAATGGATTCCCGTGCAAAGCGACTTTCAACGAAACAGACTTCTTCTCCGCCGCGCTGGCCAAACCTGGGCTCACCAACAACACGTTAGGCTCTCTAGTGACCGCGGCCAACGTCGTAAAGGTCCCGGGCCTCAACACCCTCGGCGTGTCCCTGTCCCGCATCGACTATGCTCCTCTCGGCCTCAACCCGCCCCACACCCACCCACGAGCAACAGAGATAGTGTTCGTGCTCTACGGAGAGCTACACGTCGGATTCATAACCACCGGAAACGTCCTCGTCGCCAAGACTATCAAGGCAGGCGAGATCTTCGTGTTCCCTAGAGGTTTGGTCCACTTCCAGAAGAACGTCCTGCACGCCCCTGCGGCGGTCATCGCAGCATTCAACAGCCAGTTGCCAGGGACTCAAGTCATCGCGACCGCACTGTTCGCGGCCACGCCCACAGTGCCCGACGATGTTTTGGCCAAGGCGTTCCAGATTGATGCGCAGGAGGTTGAGGTGATCAAGGCTAAGCTTGCCCCCAAGAGCTAG
- the LOC115748363 gene encoding phytochrome A: protein MSSSRPSQSSSNSARSRHSARIIAQTTVDAKLHADFEESGSSFDYSSSVRAMGAPSGDQRPRSDKVTTAYLHQIQKGKTIQPFGCLLALDEKTFKVIAYSENAPEMLTMVSHAVPSVGEQPVLGIGTDVRTIFTAPSASALHKVFGFADVSLLNPILVHCKTSGKPFYGIVHRVTGSIIIDFEPVKPYEVPMTAAGALQSYKLAAKAIARLQSLPSGSMERLCDTMVQEVFELTGYDRAMAYKFHDDDHGEVVSEMTKPGLEPYLGLHYPATDIPQAARFLFMKNKVRMIVDCRAKHVKVLQDENLPFDLTLCGSTMRAPHTCHLQYMENMNSIASLVMAVVINEDNEEVHDPNSVQPQKRKRLWGLVVCHNTTPRFVPFPLRYACEFLAQVFAIHVNKELELENQMVEKNILRTQTLLCDMLMRDAPLGIVSQTPNVMDLVRCDGAALLYKSKSYKLGVSPDDEHLHGIASWLSEYHMDSTGLSTDSLYDAGFPGALAVGDIVCGMAAVRISAKDMIFWFRSPTASEIRWGGAKHDPDEKDDNRKMHPRSSFKAFLEVVKTRSLPWKDFEMDAIHSLQLILRNALKENEAIDMNTSTIHTRLNDLKIQGIQELEAVTSEMVRLIETATVPILAVDADGLVNGWNTKIAELTGLSVEKALGKHLLTLVDDSSVDIVKKMLHLALHGKEEKNIQFEIKTHDSRADSGPISLIANACASRDIQENVVGVCFVAQDITGQKMVMDKFTRIEGEYKAIVQNPNPLIPPIFGTDEFGWCSEWNSAMEKLTGWKREEMIDKMLLGEVFGMHTACCRLKNQEAFINLSVVLNSAMTGKEPEKVPFGFFARGGKFVDCLLCVSKKFDGEGSVTGIFCFLQLASQELQQALHLQRLTEKTSLKRLKQLAYIKRQIRNPLSGIIFSHKILEGTELGHEQKLLLHTSAQCQSQLGKILDDSDLDSITDGYLELEMVEFTLHQVLVASMSQVMIKSNGKGVRIVNNAPEEAMTETLYGDSVRLQQVLADFLSISVNYTPAGSQLLIAARLTKDHLGESVQLAHLELRLTYPGGGIPEALLNQMFENDGEITEEGISLLISRKLVKLMSGDVQYLREAGKSTFIISVELAVANKSGLA from the exons ATGTCTTCTTCAAGACCCAGCCAATCATCCAGCAACTCAGCAAGGTCGAGGCATAGCGCGAGGATAATTGCTCAAACCACTGTAGATGCTAAGCTGCATGCTGATTTCGAGGAGTCTGGTAGTTCCTTTGACTATTCAAGCTCAGTGCGGGCAATGGGCGCCCCAAGTGGAGATCAGCGACCAAGATCCGACAAAGTAACAACGGCTTACCTCCATCAGATACAGAAAGGGAAGACGATCCAGCCATTCGGTTGCCTTTTAGCATTGGACGAAAAAACTTTCAAGGTCATTGCGTACAGTGAGAATGCGCCTGAGATGCTGACCATGGTGAGCCACGCAGTTCCGAGCGTTGGGGAGCAGCCGGTCCTCGGGATTGGGACTGACGTCAGGACCATATTTACTGCACCCAGCGCCTCTGCTCTCCATAAGGTCTTTGGATTTGCTGATGTTTCTCTATTGAATCCCATCTTAGTCCATTGTAAAACTTCTGGAAAGCCCTTCTATGGAATTGTCCATAGAGTGACCGGTAGCATAATCATTGATTTTGAACCTGTGAAGCCTTATGAAGTCCCTATGACGGCCGCTGGAGCCTTGCAGTCATATAAGCTTGCGGCTAAAGCCATTGCACGCTTGCAGTCTTTGCCTAGTGGGAGCATGGAAAGGCTTTGTGACACGATGGTTCAGGAAGTCTTTGAACTAACGGGTTACGACAGGGCTATGGCATATAAGTTCCATGATGATGATCACGGCGAAGTAGTCTCGGAGATGACAAAGCCAGGCCTGGAGCCATATCTGGGTCTGCATTATCCTGCCACGGATATTCCTCAAGCTGCACGGTTTCTGTTCATGAAGAATAAGGTCCGCATGATTGTTGATTGCCGGGCAAAACACGTGAAGGTGCTTCAGGATGAGAATCTTCCCTTTGATCTCACCTTGTGCGGTTCGACCATGAGGGCCCCACACACTTGTCATTTACAGTACATGGAAAACATGAACTCTATTGCTTCTCTGGTTATGGCAGTTGTCATCAATGAGGATAACGAAGAAGTCCACGACCCCAACTCTGTGCAGCCTCAAAAGAGAAAGAGACTTTGGGGTTTAGTAGTTTGCCATAACACAACTCCAAGGTTTGTTCCATTCCCACTTCGATATGCCTGTGAGTTTCTTGCCCAAGTGTTTGCTATCCATGTCAACAAGGAGCTTGAGCTAGAAAATCAAATGGTCGAGAAAAATATCTTGCGAACCCAGACGCTCTTGTGCGATATGCTGATGCGTGATGCGCCTCTAGGCATTGTGTCTCAGACCCCAAATGTGATGGACCTTGTTCGATGCGATGGTGCTGCCCTTCTGTATAAAAGCAAGTCATATAAGCTGGGAGTAAGTCCGGACGATGAACATTTGCATGGCATTGCATCGTGGTTGTCCGAGTACCATATGGATTCCACGGGATTGAGTACAGATAGCTTGTATGATGCGGGATTCCCAGGGGCTCTTGCTGTTGGCGACATTGTGTGTGGGATGGCTGCTGTGAGAATAAGCGCAAAGGACATGATTTTCTGGTTCCGCTCACCAACTGCGTCTGAAATTCGTTGGGGTGGAGCGAAGCATGACCCTGATGAGAAGGATGATAATAGGAAAATGCATCCAAGGTCATCCTTCAAGGCTTTTCTTGAAGTAGTCAAGACAAGGAGTTTACCTTGGAAAGACTTTGAGATGGACGCAATCCACTCGCTGCAGCTTATCTTGAGGAACGCcttgaaagaaaatgaagcGATTGACATGAACACCTCAACCATCCATACGAGGCTTAATGACCTTAAAATTCAAGGGATTCAAGAATTGGAAGCAGTGACAAGTGAGATGGTCCGTCTGATTGAAACAGCCACAGTTCCGATACTGGCTGTCGATGCTGATGGGCTGGTTAACGGTTGGAATACAAAAATCGCTGAGCTAACTGGTCTGTCTGTTGAGAAAGCATTAGGGAAGCATTTGCTCACACTGGTGGACGATTCTTCTGTCGATATAGTGAAGAAAATGTTACACTTGGCATTACATG GCAAGGAAGAGAAGAATATCCAGTTTGAGATTAAAACACATGATTCTAGAGCGGACTCTGGGCCAATCAGCTTAATTGCGAATGCCTGCGCTAGCAGGGACATTCAAGAGAATGTCGTGGGTGTGTGTTTCGTCGCTCAGGACATTACTGGTCAGAAAATGGTAATGGACAAGTTCACTCGAATCGAAGGTGAGTATAAAGCGATTGTGCAAAATCCGAACCCCTTGATACCCCCGATTTTTGGAACAGATGAATTCGGCTGGTGCTCTGAGTGGAATTCAGCTATGGAAAAATTGACTGGGTGGAAACGGGAAGAAATGATAGATAAAATGCTATTGGGGGAGGTTTTCGGGATGCACACGGCTTGCTGTCGTCTCAAGAATCAAGAAGCTTTTATTAATCTTAGTGTAGTGCTTAATAGTGCTATGACTGGCAAAGAGCCGGAGAAGGTTCCGTTTGGTTTCTTTGCTCGGGGTGGGAAGTTTGTGGACTGCCTACTGTGCGTGAGTAAGAAATTTGACGGAGAGGGTTCGGTGACTGGAATTTTTTGCTTCTTGCAGCTCGCAAGCCAAGAGCTGCAGCAGGCGCTTCATCTCCAACGGTTAACTGAAAAAACTTCCTTGAAGAGGTTAAAACAATTAGCTTACATCAAAAGGCAGATTCGAAACCCTCTCTCGGGGATAATATTTTCTCACAAAATTCTGGAGGGTACTGAGTTAGGACATGAACAGAAGCTGTTGCTACATACCAGTGCTCAATGCCAAAGCCAGCTGGGCAAGATCCTTGATGACTCAGATCTGGATAGCATCACTGACGG ATACTTGGAATTGGAAATGGTCGAGTTTACTCTCCATCAAGTCTTGGTGGCTTCCATGAGTCAAGTCATGATAAAGAGCAATGGAAAGGGTGTACGAATCGTCAATAATGCACCGGAAGAAGCCATGACCGAAACTTTATACGGGGATAGTGTCAGGCTTCAACAGGTCTTAGCTGATTTCTTGTCGATATCGGTTAACTACACCCCGGCAGGAAGCCAACTTCTTATTGCAGCTCGTTTGACCAAAGATCACTTGGGAGAATCTGTTCAACTTGCACACCTGGAGCTAAG ATTGACCTACCCTGGTGGTGGGATACCGGAAGCGCTGCTGAACCAGATGTTTGAAAATGATGGAGAGATAACTGAGGAAGGCATCAGCCTGCTTATCAGCAGAAAGTTGGTGAAGCTAATGAGCGGAGATGTGCAGTACCTGAGGGAAGCCGGAAAATCCACCTTCATCATATCCGTCGAACTCGCTGTAGCTAATAAGTCGGGTCTAGCTTGA
- the LOC115748364 gene encoding pentatricopeptide repeat-containing protein At3g56550, whose protein sequence is MSTADTILALLQGCNSLRRLKTIQAQVFVHGLQSNPSISGKLLHFCAVSVSGCLAYARVLFDRIECPQTHDWSSIIRGFAVGTSPLEALLYYNGLLGSPFSCPDSHSFSVALKACERVGDEKKCGEIHGTVIRAGYEIDVMVCTNLMRCYAGNGLVEVARKVFEGMSERDLVSWNSMISCYSEAGLHHEALGLYRRMGKENMEVDGFTLVGLLSCCVHVGALNMGVELHRRASREGILGNIYVANALIDLYGKCGDLAGALSVFNGMSTRDVFTWNSMITAYGVNGCADEAVLFFRQMLREGTRPSSITFLGLLSGCSHRGLVDKGVEFFHMMSSKFNLKPEIKHYGCMVDLYGRAGKLDKALEIIGTSPFLVDPVIWRTLLGSCKIHQNARIGEIAIKNLVQLGACNAGDCILLATIYAECNDKRGVARMRRLIKSQGIRTTPGWSWIEIGNQVHRFFVDDQSHPDRAEIYRKLEELIYEASLAGYVYSKFQVTMPDLKCEGHLESSSKYHSEKLAVTFGLARTPSGTNLRIVKNLRICRDCHSFAKFVSQAFDREIIVRDRVRFHHFRGGVCSCKEYW, encoded by the coding sequence ATGTCAACCGCGGACACGATCCTCGCCCTCCTGCAAGGATGCAACAGCCTCCGGAGGCTCAAGACCATCCAGGCACAGGTCTTCGTCCACGGCCTGCAAAGCAACCCCTCCATCTCGGGCAAACTCCTCCACTTCTGCGCGGTCTCGGTCTCGGGTTGCTTGGCCTATGCTCGGGTTCTCTTCGACCGCATCGAATGCCCACAGACCCACGATTGGAGCTCCATCATCAGAGGCTTTGCCGTCGGCACGTCTCCTCTGGAGGCCCTTCTGTATTACAATGGCTTGCTTGGGTCTCCCTTTTCTTGCCCCGACAGCCATTCTTTCTCGGTCGCTCTCAAGGCGTGTGAGAGAGTTGGGGATGAAAAGAAGTGTGGAGAGATTCACGGGACCGTGATTCGAGCTGGGTATGAGATAGATGTCATGGTGTGCACGAACCTGATGAGGTGTTATGCGGGGAATGGTCTGGTTGAGGTTGCGCGGAAGGTGTTTGAAGGTATGTCTGAGAGGGACCTGGTTTCTTGGAATTCCATGATCTCCTGTTACTCTGAGGCTGGTCTGCACCACGAGGCCTTGGGGTTGTACCGTCGGATGGGGAAAGAGAATATGGAAGTCGATGGCTTCACGTTGGTGGGATTGCTCTCGTGCTGCGTTCATGTGGGGGCGTTGAATATGGGAGTTGAATTGCATAGGAGAGCTAGTCGAGAGGGAATTTTGGGGAACATTTATGTTGCAAATGCTCTTATCGACCTGTACGGGAAATGTGGTGACTTGGCCGGAGCTCTTTCCGTCTTTAATGGGATGTCGACTCGGGATGTTTTCACGTGGAACTCCATGATCACTGCATATGGAGTGAATGGGTGTGCGGATGAAGCTGTCTTATTTTTCAGGCAGATGTTGAGAGAAGGCACTCGGCCGAGCTCCATCACATTCCTGGGATTGTTGTCGGGCTGTAGCCACCGAGGCCTGGTGGACAAGGGTGTTGAGTTTTTCCACATGATGAGCTCTAAGTTCAACTTAAAGCCAGAAATAAAGCATTATGGATGCATGGTTGATTTATATGGACGTGCTGGGAAGCTTGACAAGGCGCTAGAAATCATAGGAACCTCTCCTTTTCTGGTTGATCCTGTCATTTGGCGAACTCTTCTAGGTTCTTGCAAGATCCACCAAAATGCACGTATAGGGGAGATTGCCATTAAGAATCTGGTCCAGCTTGGAGCATGTAATGCCGGGGACTGTATACTTCTTGCTACAATATATGCTGAATGCAATGACAAGCGAGGTGTTGCAAGGATGAGAAGGTTGATCAAAAGCCAAGGAATTAGGACGACTCCTGGTTGGAGCTGGATTGAAATTGGCAACCAGGTTCATAGATTTTTTGTGGATGACCAATCACATCCTGATCGAGCTGAAATCTATCGTAAGTTAGAAGAACTAATTTACGAGGCCAGTTTGGCTGGTTATGTGTATAGTAAGTTTCAAGTGACCATGCCTGACTTAAAATGTGAAGGGCATCTGGAGTCCTCCAGTAAGTATCACAGCGAGAAACTGGCTGTTACTTTTGGATTGGCGAGAACTCCTTCCGGAACTAACCTCCGGATAGTGAAGAATCTGAGGATATGCAGAGACTGCCACTCATTTGCAAAGTTCGTCTCGCAAGCATTTGATCGAGAAATTATTGTAAGGGATCGAGTTAGATTTCACCATTTCAGGGGTGGAGTATGTTCCTGCAAGGAGTACTGGTGA